TGAAGCTGATTCTGATACAATACGAGTTGGTCATGATGAGTTGGCTAAGGTTTGTGATTTGAAGGAAGGAGGGGATAAAGAGGTGCATGTAGTATCAGTTGCTGAAACTTTACCTGCGGTAGAAAATCCTGAGATCATGATTGGAGATTTTAAAGACTACAAAGTTTTAAGATCCAGTTTTCCTGTGGATCTAGGGGATGCTGAAGTTACTAGGTCTGGGGAAGATGATAACAAAGTCAACCTGCCTGAGTCTGTCCCGAGTCCCAGTTCAAGCGTCCCTGTTGGAAGGTTGCACACCTCTAATTTAAATTCTAGTTGTTCAGAAGCTAGTCTTGAGAAAGAAGGCCTTTTAACACCTGTTCAAGGGGAAGTTGATACTTCTGGGTTAAGGGGGATCAGTGAAGAAGGCTCTGGAAGTAATGGCCTGGAAGGTTCTTCAGTGAATTCTGGTTTTGAAAAACAGGTTATTGAAGGATGTCAACCTAAACCGACTGATAAAGAATCATCGCAAGATGGAGTTCCAGCACCAAGCTCAATTGAACATTCTGATGTGATGCGTGCTGTGTCGTCCATTGATGAAGAATTCAGCAGTCAAACAACCAAATTAAGTAACTTTGAAACTGCTGATGATaatgtaaacttgaaaagtgaTCATGTGAGGTCAGAAAATGGAACAGATCACCTGTTGGACGAAGATAATATTTCGAGTTCTAAAAAATGCACAATTGAAGTTGATGTGGAAACCTCACAAGGAACTGAAACAGGTAGGAGCACTGAAGTACAAAGGTCTGAAGGTGTATTTGTTGTGGATCCTGATTTAATTCCTGAAGGCCATAGTGTAGCATCAGGTGAACAATCAGAAAATCCTAAGGAGATGGAAACACAAATTTCCAGTTCAGATTCTCAATTAAAACCTGAAGATCATGGTGGAGCATCTGACAAAAAATCAGAAGATTATAAGGAGGCAGCAGGTTTGCCTGTAGCTTCTACGGTCTCAAGCCAAAGTTCTGCTACTGTTGAAGACAAAATTACCAATGATGCAGTCACTTCTGAAATAGGTAAGAGCACTGAAGTACAAAGGTCTGAAGATGTATTTGTCGTGGATCCTGATTTAAGTCCTGACGGCCACAGTGTAGCATCAGGTGAACAATCAGAAAATCCTGAGGAGATGGAAACACAAAGTTCCAGTTCAGTTTCTCAATTAAAACCTGAAGATCATGGTGGAGCATATGACAAAAAATTAGAAGATTATAAGGAGGCGGCGGCTTTACCTGTAGCTTCCACAATATCAAGCCAAAGTTCTGCTACTGTTGAAGACAAAATTACCAATGATGCAGTCATTTCTCAGCCCTTGCTAGATGGAGACAATGGCAAGCTCACAAAAGAAAGTGTACACGTTTCTGCGGTTGATGACTCCGTTGTTTCAAGCAGCCGAACTGAGAGTTTGGATGGGAACTGGGGATCAGTATCAGGTGCAATTCCCTTGCGATAACAAAATAATCATTTAATTGCAATCTCTGTTCTAGTTGGTGCCACATggctttttgtttttgatttttagcTTAATTGTTAAGTTTCCGTTTATTTCACTTGCAAAGTGCATCGATATTGAGTAAATATGTTAACATGAGTGCAAGTATCAGAATGGCATCCATGTATATGTGTCGAGCATGCAGAGGCTTGGTAGTCAATTCCTGAAGTCGGAAGTGTGTAGTTCATGGTATATGTGCCTGGCTCTTCCTCTCATGCTGTTTGGAATGTTGACCCTCATTATGATGCTTAGCAAGATTGCATACGTTTTTCATGTTTTGTTTTTGCTGATTAAACAAAAGCTTACTTCTTGGTGGATGAAACAGTACTTTCTACCCAGTCAGATGGGGCAGCTCTTGCGGATGCTGAAACACTATCTTCAGCTGGTAATCAGGGACCAGAGAAATCTGGGGTCACGTCATTAAAGCTGCAAACTCCGTCTCAGGATAGCCATCCTGACAAGTCAGATGCTTTTGAGCCTCCATCTTTCATGACATTGGTTGAATCTCGGGTCGAGGATGACAAGAAAGTTGTGGCCACAGAAACACATAATATCCAGAAGACTGAACAGCCAAATTCTGAAGCTTTACAGGCTGGCTGGTTTCCATCTCTAACCAATGTCGTTAATGAATCAGAAggcagaaagaaaaatgaagagattATTGCCAAGGTAACAAACTGGAATGCAGGGAAGCAGCACAGTCCGTTGAAAAATCTTCTGAACGAAGCTCAAGCTGAAACAAAGGTAAAATCAGCTGACCAGAAACAAGTTCCTTCTGTGAATCAGGGCAACGAGACTGTCTCGAAGAACAATGGTGCTGCAGTGACTACTGTTGGCTCAATTATGGGATCAGAAACGCCAGTTGACAATGCTGCCAAGAGGGACATGGAGAAGGAATGGAATTCCCCAGCAAGATACCCAGTTGagatcaagaaagaaaaaaagaagggaaaaccATATTGGGTACCATTTGTGTGCTGCACTTCCATACACCAAGACGTGTAAACCTTTGGTCTCGCGTTGACCCCAAGACATCATCTTGGAGGCACTtcgatcattttcttttttcgatCACTTTGAACATGAAATCCTTTGTACCTATTGACTAAACTACGGGATTACTGCTTTAGCATAAAACTGGCTCTTGTAGAATCTAGATAAGGTGTCTCTTGTTACGAACATATATTGCTATCAGCTgcttttgtgtgtgtgtatatagcTATAGCATTCCTGTGTTTGAAAGCATAGGTGAGTTACACGATAATTTCCTGAAAGCTCTTTGACTCCTTTAAGTTCAATTCCCCTAAATTCGATGCTTATTTTGTCAATGTTATGGTGGAGTTTAATTAGTCTGATCTGGATTTTGCCAGCATCTTAGGAATGCTGAGAGATTGAGATGCAAATTAAATCATTCTTACCTCCCCTTTGCCTCCATATGCTGTACAAGAAAGTGCTAACTGATAAATAAGCAGACGTTACTTGGGGTGACTTAGCCTCCTGGCAGATGATTGGGGATGATTTGACAGAACTTAATCAAGCCTAAATCTTAAATAAGCAAGCAAGAGATGCAGTTTCTTAGCATCCTCCTCCGTTTATAGTGCACATTAATCCTAGTGTTTTTAAATCTACTATATTACTATACACtatagaaacaaaacaaaaatgcaatcactacaagaaaatgtCTCAATCGTGACATAAATGATTGGATTAAGGCATGAATAAGCTACCACATAAGTACATTTGCGTGTCTAATGAGACATCAGATAATTCTCCAATTTGGCATATACAAGTTATCTGCTGTCCCAATATTACATTTAAGGGAAATTCTGCAATGTGGTATACCATGTTTGTGGAACCAACTACTCGAGTAGTTGGTCACCAGAGAAAGTTTTAAAGCTCTTCTTGATGCAGATCAAGGAATTGACCTGCATTCACGTCcaagattttttgaaaatttcacttgcACCTGTCTGGTTTGATGGTGGTTCAGTTCTCTCCGATTTTTCCATTGATCCCCTTGGGTCCACCTCTTCCCTTTAGTGTAGAGTAGGAGTATGTGTAGAATATAATTTTTCAtgtccgaaaaaaaaagaaaaaaaagtatacCACGTTTGTGATGCCGGTAGAAACAagagtgtaaaaaaaaaaaaagaaaaaaaatcctgaGATACTATAAATATGGTATGCCACATGGTAGATGATCCCTTTCATTTAATCTCTCAATTGTaaattcttgtgcccaaattctGATATATTCTGGAGATGTCGCATAATGCCTTCAAATTAATTGGTTTGATCATCATATCTTTACCTACACTTGATATAGAGCATTGCCATAATGGCTTTCTAATTTTTATGGGAACATAGGAACTGCTACAAGTTTGGTTGCAGAATCTGAGTATATCTACTGAATAGACAGTTTGAAGTACCTTCTCATATGGGCGTATAATTGCAGGTATCATTGCAAGACTTTCATTTAAAAGGTTGAGGTCTTATCCTGACATACATAGAAGGAAATAAGGCCTCTTTAGTTCCATTACTCTCTAATCGTATAAATTGATAGAATTTCGATATAAATTGACACAATAAACATGAGTTATAATTGAATTGGTGTAAATTCACGATTATACAAAAAATATCTTAGTTTATATCGAAATTATATCAATTTATACAATTGAACGGAATCTCAACTGAAAAGGCtcaaaaaaatatttgtgtGATACTGTTCTAATTCGTCCTTAACCCTTTTGTAATCAACGTTTAGCAGGGTCAGGAccactttcttttgtttttagaAATTTATTAGAAGTTTGGTTAACAAATCACTTGTAAATATACCATTACTTTCTCCTATTTctacccagaaaaaaaaaattcattgccaTATTTACATACCATCTCCACTTCCCGCTTACAATGGCAGAGTCCTATTGAGAGTATTATTC
This Coffea arabica cultivar ET-39 chromosome 3e, Coffea Arabica ET-39 HiFi, whole genome shotgun sequence DNA region includes the following protein-coding sequences:
- the LOC113736410 gene encoding uncharacterized protein isoform X2 — its product is MDVQDHKKTPSSGGHEGHGVHLCHKCGWPFPNPHPSAKHRRAHKRVCGKVEGYKLVDSEIDHVSDDDHLSDDDIVKTPSPKMEKRSVKEVGSGAGIGLKSSKSEDDVFSDAVTEFSDSGISPSIEERLESVREVDNTVGAELVHELNDSQKSEDCRADDTTKQLDDLTTGREISNAEVVESVINQSENTKPASDNRAEEVSFGVEQTDGLQINSSPSVFETISEDLVANAESGKQKEIGSSKSETNIQVKESVNEVESSTESVVLLSKSPDEASLSKSKLDVAEGSSGCVVVESKEHEADRKVSDTVTMEPKLHEANGSISHAAAVKEIVEQEKEPSNKSEARMTSVSTVNEIIEQEKGLSNVLQAEMTKVDLPSQTEPHKCADTSVTTQAEADSDTIRVGHDELAKVCDLKEGGDKEVHVVSVAETLPAVENPEIMIGDFKDYKVLRSSFPVDLGDAEVTRSGEDDNKVNLPESVPSPSSSVPVGRLHTSNLNSSCSEASLEKEGLLTPVQGEVDTSGLRGISEEGSGSNGLEGSSVNSGFEKQVIEGCQPKPTDKESSQDGVPAPSSIEHSDVMRAVSSIDEEFSSQTTKLSNFETADDNVNLKSDHVRSENGTDHLLDEDNISSSKKCTIEVDVETSQGTETGRSTEVQRSEGVFVVDPDLIPEGHSVASGEQSENPKEMETQISSSDSQLKPEDHGGASDKKSEDYKEAAGLPVASTVSSQSSATVEDKITNDAVTSEIGKSTEVQRSEDVFVVDPDLSPDGHSVASGEQSENPEEMETQSSSSVSQLKPEDHGGAYDKKLEDYKEAAALPVASTISSQSSATVEDKITNDAVISQPLLDGDNGKLTKESVHVSAVDDSVVSSSRTESLDGNWGSVSVLSTQSDGAALADAETLSSAGNQGPEKSGVTSLKLQTPSQDSHPDKSDAFEPPSFMTLVESRVEDDKKVVATETHNIQKTEQPNSEALQAGWFPSLTNVVNESEGRKKNEEIIAKVTNWNAGKQHSPLKNLLNEAQAETKVKSADQKQVPSVNQGNETVSKNNGAAVTTVGSIMGSETPVDNAAKRDMEKEWNSPARYPVEIKKEKKKGKPYWVPFVCCTSIHQDV
- the LOC113736410 gene encoding uncharacterized protein isoform X1 gives rise to the protein MDVQDHKKTPSSAGGHEGHGVHLCHKCGWPFPNPHPSAKHRRAHKRVCGKVEGYKLVDSEIDHVSDDDHLSDDDIVKTPSPKMEKRSVKEVGSGAGIGLKSSKSEDDVFSDAVTEFSDSGISPSIEERLESVREVDNTVGAELVHELNDSQKSEDCRADDTTKQLDDLTTGREISNAEVVESVINQSENTKPASDNRAEEVSFGVEQTDGLQINSSPSVFETISEDLVANAESGKQKEIGSSKSETNIQVKESVNEVESSTESVVLLSKSPDEASLSKSKLDVAEGSSGCVVVESKEHEADRKVSDTVTMEPKLHEANGSISHAAAVKEIVEQEKEPSNKSEARMTSVSTVNEIIEQEKGLSNVLQAEMTKVDLPSQTEPHKCADTSVTTQAEADSDTIRVGHDELAKVCDLKEGGDKEVHVVSVAETLPAVENPEIMIGDFKDYKVLRSSFPVDLGDAEVTRSGEDDNKVNLPESVPSPSSSVPVGRLHTSNLNSSCSEASLEKEGLLTPVQGEVDTSGLRGISEEGSGSNGLEGSSVNSGFEKQVIEGCQPKPTDKESSQDGVPAPSSIEHSDVMRAVSSIDEEFSSQTTKLSNFETADDNVNLKSDHVRSENGTDHLLDEDNISSSKKCTIEVDVETSQGTETGRSTEVQRSEGVFVVDPDLIPEGHSVASGEQSENPKEMETQISSSDSQLKPEDHGGASDKKSEDYKEAAGLPVASTVSSQSSATVEDKITNDAVTSEIGKSTEVQRSEDVFVVDPDLSPDGHSVASGEQSENPEEMETQSSSSVSQLKPEDHGGAYDKKLEDYKEAAALPVASTISSQSSATVEDKITNDAVISQPLLDGDNGKLTKESVHVSAVDDSVVSSSRTESLDGNWGSVSVLSTQSDGAALADAETLSSAGNQGPEKSGVTSLKLQTPSQDSHPDKSDAFEPPSFMTLVESRVEDDKKVVATETHNIQKTEQPNSEALQAGWFPSLTNVVNESEGRKKNEEIIAKVTNWNAGKQHSPLKNLLNEAQAETKVKSADQKQVPSVNQGNETVSKNNGAAVTTVGSIMGSETPVDNAAKRDMEKEWNSPARYPVEIKKEKKKGKPYWVPFVCCTSIHQDV